The Malus domestica chromosome 10, GDT2T_hap1 genome contains a region encoding:
- the LOC114827333 gene encoding uncharacterized protein isoform X3: MGCRFGSTGRWLIPSSKSSAEPKLLAFSAALGLTIGLFPICGTTVILCGMAIAFLRSHCHAPTVMLANVLATPIELSLVVPFLRFGEFVSGGAHFPLTSDAFKKVLTGQASHEVLISIAHALLGWLVATPLIFAALYMAFLPLFKVLVPKFSAVPLSPKKSLSSTEVRLKCFLQRGGGDGYG; encoded by the exons ATGGGGTGTCGATTTGGTTCAACAGGAAGGTGGTTGATCCCCTCCTCGAAATCCTCCGCAG AACCGAAGCTGTTGGCCTTCTCTGCAGCTCTTGGCCTTACCATTGGATTATTTCCAATATGCG GGACAACTGTGATTCTGTGTGGAATGGCAATTGCATTTCTGCGATCTCACTGCCATGCTCCAACTGTCATGCTGGCTAATGTCCTTGCTACACCAATAGAACTGAG TTTGGTTGTACCTTTCTTGCGTTTTGGTGAATTTGTCTCTGGTGGTGCTCATTTTCCTTTAACTTCTGACGCTTTCAAGAAAGTGTTAACTGGccaagcttcacatgaggtctTAATAAGTATTGCGCATGCG TTGTTGGGATGGCTTGTTGCGACTCCTTTAATTTTTGCCGCTCTGTACATGGCATTTTTACCATTGTTTAAGGTGTTGGTTCCCAAGTTCAGCGCTGTTCCTTTAAGCCCAAAGAAATCACTTTCAAGCACGGAAGTCAGGCTTAAG TGTTTCTTGCAACGAGGAGGAGGAGATGGCTACGGATAA
- the LOC114827333 gene encoding uncharacterized protein isoform X1, with protein sequence MSASSNGVSIWFNRKVVDPLLEILRRGAEPKLLAFSAALGLTIGLFPICGTTVILCGMAIAFLRSHCHAPTVMLANVLATPIELSLVVPFLRFGEFVSGGAHFPLTSDAFKKVLTGQASHEVLISIAHALLGWLVATPLIFAALYMAFLPLFKVLVPKFSAVPLSPKKSLSSTEVRLKCFLQRGGGDGYG encoded by the exons ATGTCAGCAAGTAGTAATGGGGTGTCGATTTGGTTCAACAGGAAGGTGGTTGATCCCCTCCTCGAAATCCTCCGCAG GGGTGCAGAACCGAAGCTGTTGGCCTTCTCTGCAGCTCTTGGCCTTACCATTGGATTATTTCCAATATGCG GGACAACTGTGATTCTGTGTGGAATGGCAATTGCATTTCTGCGATCTCACTGCCATGCTCCAACTGTCATGCTGGCTAATGTCCTTGCTACACCAATAGAACTGAG TTTGGTTGTACCTTTCTTGCGTTTTGGTGAATTTGTCTCTGGTGGTGCTCATTTTCCTTTAACTTCTGACGCTTTCAAGAAAGTGTTAACTGGccaagcttcacatgaggtctTAATAAGTATTGCGCATGCG TTGTTGGGATGGCTTGTTGCGACTCCTTTAATTTTTGCCGCTCTGTACATGGCATTTTTACCATTGTTTAAGGTGTTGGTTCCCAAGTTCAGCGCTGTTCCTTTAAGCCCAAAGAAATCACTTTCAAGCACGGAAGTCAGGCTTAAG TGTTTCTTGCAACGAGGAGGAGGAGATGGCTACGGATAA
- the LOC114827333 gene encoding uncharacterized protein isoform X2: MSASSNGVSIWFNRKVVDPLLEILRRGAEPKLLAFSAALGLTIGLFPICGTTVILCGMAIAFLRSHCHAPTVMLANVLATPIELSLVVPFLRFGEFVSGGAHFPLTSDAFKKVLTGQASHEVLISIAHALLGWLVATPLIFAALYMAFLPLFKVLVPKFSAVPLSPKKSLSSTEVRLKVRDA; encoded by the exons ATGTCAGCAAGTAGTAATGGGGTGTCGATTTGGTTCAACAGGAAGGTGGTTGATCCCCTCCTCGAAATCCTCCGCAG GGGTGCAGAACCGAAGCTGTTGGCCTTCTCTGCAGCTCTTGGCCTTACCATTGGATTATTTCCAATATGCG GGACAACTGTGATTCTGTGTGGAATGGCAATTGCATTTCTGCGATCTCACTGCCATGCTCCAACTGTCATGCTGGCTAATGTCCTTGCTACACCAATAGAACTGAG TTTGGTTGTACCTTTCTTGCGTTTTGGTGAATTTGTCTCTGGTGGTGCTCATTTTCCTTTAACTTCTGACGCTTTCAAGAAAGTGTTAACTGGccaagcttcacatgaggtctTAATAAGTATTGCGCATGCG TTGTTGGGATGGCTTGTTGCGACTCCTTTAATTTTTGCCGCTCTGTACATGGCATTTTTACCATTGTTTAAGGTGTTGGTTCCCAAGTTCAGCGCTGTTCCTTTAAGCCCAAAGAAATCACTTTCAAGCACGGAAGTCAGGCTTAAGGTAAGAGATGCCTGA
- the LOC114827333 gene encoding uncharacterized protein isoform X5 — translation MGCRFGSTGRWLIPSSKSSAEPKLLAFSAALGLTIGLFPICGTTVILCGMAIAFLRSHCHAPTVMLANVLATPIELSLVVPFLRFGEFVSGGAHFPLTSDAFKKVLTGQASHEVLISIAHALLGWLVATPLIFAALYMAFLPLFKVLVPKFSAVPLSPKKSLSSTEVRLKGN, via the exons ATGGGGTGTCGATTTGGTTCAACAGGAAGGTGGTTGATCCCCTCCTCGAAATCCTCCGCAG AACCGAAGCTGTTGGCCTTCTCTGCAGCTCTTGGCCTTACCATTGGATTATTTCCAATATGCG GGACAACTGTGATTCTGTGTGGAATGGCAATTGCATTTCTGCGATCTCACTGCCATGCTCCAACTGTCATGCTGGCTAATGTCCTTGCTACACCAATAGAACTGAG TTTGGTTGTACCTTTCTTGCGTTTTGGTGAATTTGTCTCTGGTGGTGCTCATTTTCCTTTAACTTCTGACGCTTTCAAGAAAGTGTTAACTGGccaagcttcacatgaggtctTAATAAGTATTGCGCATGCG TTGTTGGGATGGCTTGTTGCGACTCCTTTAATTTTTGCCGCTCTGTACATGGCATTTTTACCATTGTTTAAGGTGTTGGTTCCCAAGTTCAGCGCTGTTCCTTTAAGCCCAAAGAAATCACTTTCAAGCACGGAAGTCAGGCTTAAG GGAAACTGA
- the LOC114827333 gene encoding uncharacterized protein isoform X4 — protein sequence MSASSNGVSIWFNRKVVDPLLEILRRGAEPKLLAFSAALGLTIGLFPICGTTVILCGMAIAFLRSHCHAPTVMLANVLATPIELSLVVPFLRFGEFVSGGAHFPLTSDAFKKVLTGQASHEVLISIAHALLGWLVATPLIFAALYMAFLPLFKVLVPKFSAVPLSPKKSLSSTEVRLKGN from the exons ATGTCAGCAAGTAGTAATGGGGTGTCGATTTGGTTCAACAGGAAGGTGGTTGATCCCCTCCTCGAAATCCTCCGCAG GGGTGCAGAACCGAAGCTGTTGGCCTTCTCTGCAGCTCTTGGCCTTACCATTGGATTATTTCCAATATGCG GGACAACTGTGATTCTGTGTGGAATGGCAATTGCATTTCTGCGATCTCACTGCCATGCTCCAACTGTCATGCTGGCTAATGTCCTTGCTACACCAATAGAACTGAG TTTGGTTGTACCTTTCTTGCGTTTTGGTGAATTTGTCTCTGGTGGTGCTCATTTTCCTTTAACTTCTGACGCTTTCAAGAAAGTGTTAACTGGccaagcttcacatgaggtctTAATAAGTATTGCGCATGCG TTGTTGGGATGGCTTGTTGCGACTCCTTTAATTTTTGCCGCTCTGTACATGGCATTTTTACCATTGTTTAAGGTGTTGGTTCCCAAGTTCAGCGCTGTTCCTTTAAGCCCAAAGAAATCACTTTCAAGCACGGAAGTCAGGCTTAAG GGAAACTGA